The Halorhabdus sp. BNX81 genome includes a region encoding these proteins:
- a CDS encoding redoxin domain-containing protein → MLSSGEKPPAFTLPAAVEGDIESVSLDEYLGDRIVILAFYPGDFNPACGEESDLDELDLFTMQPDVAVIGIAPDTVFSHRAFAEEYDLAIPLAADTRGEVADAYGVSFEDDHGQHLTERAVFVIDLDGVVQYTWSTRELREVPPTEPIQRAVGDIGGDAAAVSRYRVAHAHYIEGRRAFTSAMGEFEAHDWMVSRGDFDRAREEFTTATDQFASAGRFVDDGDLSDHFERARRKANALWQAADWLAEAADAFSSGDGEEGNAYREDAESPLETARNLAEPLDPDDITVEDDVVTIDPDALEDDDTVSAMEAIRSGMDEGTAAGGVELELDEVTIETGDNDDLPDQDGPNTETARRMREYAGAGMEIDDPDGAEDDQIADALAEADENAGADDATEDSDAEGHLDDEAHEAPREDSPTRYPPTDTTDSPAENTGVAEPDGEETEESETNDDESEASETDITEKEIEEIAEELQSQSGDLGPDESGSG, encoded by the coding sequence ATGCTGTCGTCCGGGGAAAAGCCGCCTGCGTTTACGCTCCCTGCCGCTGTGGAGGGCGACATCGAGTCGGTGTCGCTGGACGAGTACCTCGGCGATCGGATCGTCATTCTGGCGTTCTATCCAGGCGACTTCAATCCGGCCTGTGGCGAGGAGAGCGACCTCGACGAACTCGATCTGTTCACGATGCAACCGGATGTCGCCGTGATCGGGATCGCGCCGGACACGGTGTTCAGCCACCGGGCGTTCGCCGAGGAGTACGATCTCGCGATCCCGCTGGCTGCGGATACCCGCGGCGAGGTAGCGGACGCCTACGGCGTCAGCTTCGAGGACGACCACGGTCAGCACCTGACCGAGCGGGCGGTGTTCGTCATCGATCTGGACGGCGTCGTTCAGTATACCTGGTCGACCCGCGAGCTCCGGGAAGTCCCGCCGACCGAACCGATCCAGCGAGCGGTCGGCGACATCGGCGGTGACGCGGCGGCTGTCTCGCGGTATCGTGTCGCCCACGCCCACTACATCGAAGGCCGGCGGGCGTTTACGAGTGCGATGGGTGAGTTCGAGGCCCACGACTGGATGGTCTCACGGGGGGACTTCGATCGCGCCCGCGAGGAGTTCACGACCGCCACGGACCAGTTCGCCTCGGCCGGCCGGTTCGTCGACGACGGCGATCTCTCCGATCACTTCGAACGTGCCCGGCGGAAAGCAAACGCGCTCTGGCAGGCCGCCGACTGGCTCGCCGAAGCGGCCGACGCCTTCTCCAGTGGGGACGGCGAGGAGGGCAACGCCTACCGCGAGGACGCCGAATCACCCTTAGAGACAGCCCGAAACCTGGCGGAACCGCTCGATCCGGACGACATCACCGTCGAGGATGACGTGGTGACCATCGATCCCGATGCACTCGAGGATGACGACACGGTCTCCGCGATGGAGGCGATTCGGTCGGGGATGGACGAGGGGACGGCAGCCGGCGGTGTCGAGCTTGAACTCGACGAAGTGACGATCGAGACCGGGGATAACGACGACCTGCCGGACCAGGACGGCCCGAATACCGAGACCGCAAGGCGGATGCGCGAATACGCCGGGGCCGGAATGGAGATCGACGACCCCGACGGCGCCGAGGACGACCAGATCGCTGATGCCCTGGCCGAGGCTGATGAGAACGCTGGCGCGGATGACGCGACCGAAGACTCGGACGCGGAAGGACACCTGGACGACGAAGCTCACGAAGCGCCACGAGAGGACTCACCAACACGGTACCCCCCAACGGATACCACCGACAGCCCAGCCGAGAACACGGGTGTCGCCGAGCCAGACGGTGAAGAGACCGAGGAATCCGAGACGAACGACGACGAGAGTGAGGCATCCGAAACGGACATCACGGAGAAAGAGATCGAAGAGATCGCCGAGGAACTGCAGTCCCAGAGCGGCGATCTCGGACCCGACGAGTCAGGATCGGGGTAG
- a CDS encoding signal peptidase I, translated as MHPADIDRRQLGTIAVVVAFLLVFGAVFVTTVPQLAGADHSYVVLSDSMSPSIDAGSVVFVSEVPTDSIEEGNVITYVASENADGTTRITHRVVDVETADGNRQFRTKGDANDEPDGQLVAASAVIGTVQFHIPLLGYVLNFASSTTGVIALVIVPAVLLGVSEAWSLYVDASNGGDERS; from the coding sequence ATGCATCCAGCAGACATCGACCGCCGACAACTCGGGACCATCGCGGTAGTCGTTGCTTTCCTGCTCGTCTTCGGCGCCGTTTTCGTGACGACGGTCCCACAGCTTGCGGGCGCGGATCACAGCTACGTCGTCCTCTCCGACAGCATGTCGCCGAGTATCGACGCCGGATCGGTCGTTTTTGTCAGTGAAGTTCCCACGGATTCCATTGAGGAAGGGAACGTCATAACCTACGTCGCCTCGGAGAACGCCGATGGGACGACGCGGATCACCCATCGGGTCGTCGATGTCGAAACAGCGGACGGGAACCGACAGTTCCGCACGAAGGGCGACGCCAACGACGAACCAGATGGGCAACTCGTCGCCGCCTCGGCTGTCATCGGGACCGTCCAGTTTCACATCCCCTTGCTCGGGTATGTACTCAACTTCGCCAGTTCGACCACGGGAGTGATCGCACTCGTCATCGTCCCGGCGGTTCTGCTGGGAGTCTCGGAAGCGTGGTCGCTGTACGTAGACGCCAGCAACGGGGGGGACGAGCGGTCGTGA
- a CDS encoding TasA family protein: MMDFDITLTRRRVLASILVIGLAAAAAGVGTFALFNDEAASNNNIAAGNLELDSVSGSFNVSGLYPTQSTDQSITTTYTAGVPADLSLEVDVTDDSSFSDQLDVESADLLVNGTSVGSFSGGSTLSQLAGSYDDVATLSSGEDVPVTLNANLTLGRDTDNSFQGDDVDITVTFNATQQT, encoded by the coding sequence ATGATGGATTTCGATATCACACTCACGAGACGGCGCGTACTGGCAAGCATACTCGTCATCGGACTCGCTGCGGCGGCGGCCGGTGTCGGGACGTTTGCGTTGTTCAACGATGAAGCGGCTTCGAACAATAACATCGCTGCCGGAAACCTGGAACTTGACTCAGTTAGCGGGAGTTTCAATGTTAGTGGTCTCTACCCCACACAAAGTACGGATCAATCGATTACGACGACGTATACGGCCGGGGTCCCGGCCGACTTGAGTCTCGAAGTGGATGTCACTGATGACTCCTCCTTCTCGGACCAACTCGACGTCGAATCGGCGGACTTGCTCGTCAATGGCACGTCAGTCGGGAGTTTCAGCGGGGGATCCACCCTGTCGCAATTGGCGGGAAGCTACGATGACGTCGCGACCCTGTCAAGCGGCGAGGACGTTCCTGTCACTTTGAATGCAAACCTGACACTCGGTCGGGATACTGACAACAGCTTTCAGGGTGACGACGTCGACATCACAGTGACGTTCAACGCCACCCAACAGACGTAA
- a CDS encoding MATE family efflux transporter: MNDRPPSDESGPSNDDGTGPPPSATERTESDGTEPDANSGDGDEVADSITEGDLIRPLIGLAWPIVVIQLLQVTYNIADTLWLGRLSTDAVGAISLAFPLIFLLIAVAGGFTTAGAILVAQYTGAKGDRSAGLVTGQTVSFVGLLSVVIGIVGYFYTRPALELLPSDPETSASIIPLAADYMEVIFMGIPLMFGFFIFSALMRGYGDTRTPMFVMVVSVGLNVFLDPFFIFGFAGNPLFEWLSLGGLETSLHAATGFTGLGIEGAALATILSRGVGTGIGLWLLFGTGIGPAVTFEHLRPDFEVIEDIIRLGTPSMVEQSTSALAMITLTAMIVTFTPPVVAAYGLGNRLISLVFLPAMGLGRAIDTMVGQNLGAGRADRASRATWLAAGTGAGVMAVVAIVAVAFTEPIVAAFMGDVPDAPATIANGVEYVRIRSVEFAFIGVTQVILGAFRGAGNTRTAMVISILTLWFGRVGSVYILVFLFEWGATGVWVGMALGNIVGAVVGVAWFLRGTWKDRYIEDPAIDADKTIS; the protein is encoded by the coding sequence GTGAACGATCGCCCGCCCAGCGACGAGTCGGGTCCGTCGAACGACGATGGGACTGGCCCGCCGCCCTCGGCCACAGAGAGGACAGAATCAGACGGCACCGAACCGGACGCAAACTCGGGCGACGGGGACGAGGTGGCCGACTCCATCACTGAAGGGGATCTGATCCGGCCGCTGATCGGGCTGGCCTGGCCGATCGTCGTCATCCAGCTGTTGCAGGTCACCTACAACATCGCCGACACACTGTGGCTCGGCCGGCTCTCGACGGATGCCGTCGGCGCGATCAGCCTCGCGTTCCCGTTGATCTTCCTGCTGATCGCCGTCGCCGGTGGCTTTACCACCGCAGGAGCGATTCTGGTCGCCCAGTACACCGGCGCGAAAGGCGATCGCTCGGCCGGCCTGGTAACGGGCCAGACCGTCTCGTTCGTCGGATTGTTGTCGGTCGTGATCGGCATCGTCGGGTACTTCTACACCCGGCCTGCGCTCGAACTCCTCCCGAGCGATCCCGAGACTTCGGCGTCTATCATCCCGTTGGCAGCCGATTACATGGAAGTCATCTTCATGGGGATTCCGCTGATGTTCGGGTTTTTCATCTTCTCGGCGCTGATGCGGGGCTACGGCGACACGCGAACGCCGATGTTCGTGATGGTCGTCTCCGTCGGGCTGAACGTCTTCCTCGATCCCTTCTTCATCTTCGGGTTCGCCGGCAACCCCCTGTTCGAATGGCTCAGCCTCGGCGGACTGGAAACGTCGTTACACGCCGCGACCGGCTTCACCGGCCTCGGCATCGAGGGGGCAGCACTGGCGACCATCCTCTCGCGTGGCGTCGGCACGGGAATCGGCCTCTGGCTGTTGTTCGGCACGGGAATCGGCCCCGCCGTCACGTTCGAGCACTTGCGTCCTGACTTCGAGGTCATCGAGGACATCATTCGGCTTGGGACGCCAAGCATGGTCGAGCAGTCGACCAGCGCGCTGGCGATGATTACCCTGACGGCGATGATCGTCACGTTCACGCCGCCGGTCGTGGCCGCCTACGGCCTGGGCAACCGGCTCATCTCGCTGGTCTTCCTGCCGGCGATGGGGTTGGGCCGGGCGATCGACACGATGGTCGGCCAGAATCTCGGCGCCGGTCGGGCCGACCGTGCCTCGCGGGCGACCTGGCTGGCTGCCGGGACCGGCGCGGGCGTGATGGCGGTCGTCGCCATCGTCGCCGTCGCCTTCACCGAACCCATCGTGGCCGCGTTCATGGGTGACGTGCCTGACGCGCCCGCGACGATCGCAAACGGCGTCGAGTACGTCCGGATTCGCTCGGTGGAGTTCGCGTTCATCGGCGTCACGCAGGTGATTCTCGGGGCGTTCCGGGGAGCCGGAAACACCCGGACGGCGATGGTCATCTCGATCCTGACGCTTTGGTTCGGCCGCGTCGGGAGCGTTTACATTCTGGTGTTTCTCTTCGAGTGGGGCGCAACCGGCGTCTGGGTCGGCATGGCGCTTGGTAACATCGTCGGCGCAGTCGTCGGCGTCGCCTGGTTCCTCCGGGGGACCTGGAAGGATCGCTACATCGAAGACCCCGCTATTGACGCCGACAAGACGATCTCGTGA
- a CDS encoding MBL fold metallo-hydrolase codes for MGIGDVRQVATGSCTDLWVVDTGMYEVSQYGSVYILDAARPAIVETGIGTHADRILDALTEVGLAPEEIEVIAVTHVHLDHAGGAGFLAEACPNATFVVHEIGAPHLADPGRLWAGTKQAVGDQITHYVEPEPVPEDRIQPIADGDRIGLGEHALIAHHAPGHAPHQVVYEDPENDAVFTGDAAGLYAPERDQVEPSSPPPDFDLEQALRDVETIQDVNPETLLYSHFGPALLTDQLDAYARTLSDWVQAVAATRDELGADAAVVEHFAGETAASDIWGPEKGRGETAMNVRGVLTYLDSTA; via the coding sequence ATGGGAATCGGCGATGTCAGGCAGGTAGCGACCGGTTCGTGTACCGATCTGTGGGTCGTCGACACTGGCATGTACGAAGTGAGTCAGTACGGATCGGTGTATATCCTCGACGCCGCGCGACCGGCGATCGTCGAAACCGGTATCGGAACCCACGCCGATCGTATCCTCGATGCACTGACGGAAGTGGGACTGGCTCCCGAGGAGATCGAAGTGATCGCGGTGACGCACGTCCATCTCGATCACGCCGGCGGGGCTGGCTTTTTGGCCGAGGCGTGTCCGAACGCGACGTTCGTGGTCCACGAGATCGGTGCGCCGCATCTGGCCGACCCCGGGCGGCTCTGGGCGGGGACCAAGCAAGCCGTCGGCGACCAGATCACCCACTACGTCGAACCGGAACCCGTGCCCGAAGATCGCATCCAGCCGATCGCGGACGGCGACCGGATCGGCCTCGGCGAGCACGCTCTGATCGCCCATCACGCACCGGGACACGCCCCTCACCAGGTCGTCTATGAAGATCCCGAAAACGACGCCGTCTTCACGGGTGACGCCGCCGGGTTGTACGCCCCCGAGCGCGATCAGGTCGAACCGTCTTCGCCGCCGCCGGACTTCGACCTGGAGCAGGCGTTGCGGGATGTCGAGACGATCCAGGACGTGAACCCGGAAACCCTACTGTACTCGCATTTCGGGCCGGCACTGCTGACCGATCAGCTGGACGCCTATGCCCGAACGTTGAGTGATTGGGTCCAGGCCGTGGCAGCGACTCGAGACGAACTTGGTGCGGATGCAGCCGTCGTCGAGCACTTCGCCGGCGAGACGGCCGCGAGCGACATCTGGGGGCCGGAGAAAGGGCGAGGCGAAACGGCGATGAACGTTCGTGGTGTGTTAACGTACCTGGATAGCACGGCGTGA
- a CDS encoding 50S ribosomal protein L40e, giving the protein MAQFDKAEGRTLDKQICMRCNARNPERADQCRKCGYGNLRPKAKEPRNA; this is encoded by the coding sequence ATGGCTCAATTCGACAAAGCGGAGGGGCGAACCCTCGACAAGCAGATCTGCATGCGCTGTAACGCCCGCAACCCCGAGCGCGCCGACCAATGCCGGAAGTGTGGCTACGGCAACCTTCGCCCGAAAGCCAAGGAACCCCGCAACGCCTAA
- a CDS encoding NAD-binding protein produces MIFALGVGAQLLAARLRLPSIIFYIAAGLAIGPLSGLVLPSRLFSLETFGAAPLSAIVGLSVAIIVFEGAFHLHLDRLREAPAATFRLVTLGAAIALVGTAVAVKLAFATTTWGLSFLIGALLVATGPTVIAPILQVVPVRDRVAAALETEGIVNDVTAAITAVVVFEVVVLSGNPPVELLSAFAERLGQGLLVGAIVAAVVYYLLRYVDLSPGDAPRNARLLVLAGAIVAYAGANYLSGEAGVAAAATAGIILGNMDIPYEEEITAFKGDVTLLVLSFVFITLAAILELDVLIEVGVPGLLVAVAVAAVIRPILIFVSTVGGRFTFGERAFMSFVGPRGIIPASVATLFAIELQAQGMAAEANVLIGTVFLVILTTAVVEGGLARYVAQYLDVIPMRVIIVGGGRVGRALADRLEARGENVVIIEDDETQVEEIRNDGFTAIIGDGTDTDVLRESGANNAKTVVAATGDDDTNLLVAQLASTNFEIEDVIARANNPDNVEAFKDLGVRTISSSLAIAWAIDNQIERPAIAHWMTDVDRVGDVQEVEVTSEDLIGRTLREVGPELPDSCLIALVNRDGETIVPNAEFTIQAGDKVTLLGESDAVREGMAFCHPE; encoded by the coding sequence ATGATCTTCGCGCTTGGCGTCGGTGCGCAGCTGTTGGCCGCGCGCTTGCGCCTTCCGAGTATCATTTTCTACATCGCGGCCGGGCTGGCGATCGGGCCGCTGTCCGGGCTGGTCCTTCCGTCGCGGCTGTTCTCGCTCGAAACCTTCGGTGCGGCACCGCTCTCGGCGATCGTCGGGCTTTCGGTGGCGATCATCGTCTTCGAGGGGGCCTTTCATCTCCATCTCGACCGGTTACGCGAAGCGCCGGCGGCAACCTTCCGGCTGGTGACCCTGGGTGCAGCGATCGCCCTGGTCGGGACAGCTGTCGCTGTCAAACTGGCGTTTGCGACCACCACCTGGGGGCTGTCGTTTCTGATCGGTGCGCTGCTGGTCGCGACGGGGCCGACCGTCATCGCTCCGATCCTGCAGGTGGTTCCCGTTCGAGATCGCGTCGCCGCTGCCCTAGAAACCGAGGGGATCGTCAACGACGTGACGGCGGCGATCACCGCCGTCGTCGTCTTCGAGGTGGTCGTCCTCAGTGGCAACCCGCCGGTCGAGTTGCTCAGCGCGTTCGCCGAACGTCTCGGGCAGGGCCTCCTGGTTGGGGCGATCGTCGCCGCCGTCGTCTACTATCTGTTGCGGTACGTCGACCTCTCGCCGGGGGACGCCCCCCGGAACGCCCGGCTCCTGGTGCTCGCCGGCGCGATCGTCGCCTACGCCGGCGCGAACTACCTCTCGGGCGAAGCCGGGGTCGCCGCGGCCGCGACGGCGGGGATCATTCTGGGGAACATGGACATCCCCTACGAGGAGGAGATCACTGCATTCAAGGGCGACGTAACGCTGCTGGTGCTCTCGTTCGTGTTCATCACCCTGGCGGCGATCCTCGAACTAGATGTCCTCATCGAGGTCGGTGTGCCCGGCCTCCTGGTCGCGGTGGCGGTTGCAGCGGTCATCCGGCCGATCCTGATCTTCGTCTCGACGGTTGGCGGCCGGTTCACGTTTGGCGAGCGGGCGTTCATGAGTTTCGTCGGCCCACGGGGGATCATTCCGGCCTCCGTCGCGACGCTGTTCGCCATCGAACTGCAGGCACAGGGCATGGCTGCGGAGGCCAACGTCCTCATCGGGACCGTCTTTCTGGTCATCCTCACCACGGCAGTCGTCGAGGGCGGCCTGGCGCGCTACGTTGCACAATACTTGGACGTGATACCAATGCGAGTCATCATCGTGGGCGGCGGCCGAGTCGGCCGCGCGCTCGCCGACCGATTAGAAGCCCGTGGAGAGAACGTCGTCATCATCGAAGACGACGAAACACAGGTCGAAGAAATCCGTAATGACGGCTTCACCGCGATCATCGGCGACGGAACGGATACCGACGTCTTACGGGAGTCCGGGGCGAACAACGCCAAGACAGTCGTCGCCGCGACTGGCGATGACGACACCAACCTGCTGGTCGCCCAGCTTGCAAGCACCAACTTCGAAATCGAAGACGTCATCGCCCGGGCGAACAACCCCGACAACGTCGAGGCCTTCAAGGACCTGGGCGTCCGGACGATCTCCTCGTCGCTGGCGATCGCATGGGCGATCGACAACCAGATCGAGCGCCCGGCGATCGCCCACTGGATGACGGACGTCGACCGCGTCGGCGACGTCCAGGAAGTCGAGGTGACCAGCGAGGATCTGATCGGCCGGACGCTCCGTGAGGTCGGGCCGGAACTTCCAGACTCGTGTCTGATCGCGCTCGTCAACCGTGACGGCGAGACGATCGTACCGAACGCGGAGTTTACGATCCAGGCCGGCGACAAGGTGACGCTGCTGGGCGAGAGCGACGCGGTCCGGGAAGGCATGGCGTTCTGTCATCCGGAATGA
- a CDS encoding sodium:calcium antiporter, translated as MASGVLIDVAVILLTSSAIWLGSGWLEGASERLATHYGLPQVVQGAVIAAVGSSMPELATVVVAGLAGSLALGVGGIVGSAIFNVLVIPALAGLLTDEPIESNRTLVYKEAQFYMLAVSVLLITFALGVIYYPVDGVALSGTIIRPLALLPLGLYGLYVFIQYQDTADHRASTVPPADGDAIEPGRQWGLLAAGLVVIVVAVHFLVESVSALGETFGVPAFMLGVTIIAAATSLPDALVSVRAAREDRGVTSLANVLGSNTFDLLVAIPVGVLIVGDAAIDFAMAVPMFGVLTAATIALFTALRTDLWLSDQEAFGLLVLYGVFVGWVVLETVGVAVDLLPNA; from the coding sequence ATGGCTTCCGGTGTCCTCATCGACGTGGCGGTTATTCTCCTGACGTCGAGTGCGATCTGGCTCGGGAGCGGCTGGCTCGAAGGGGCCAGCGAACGACTGGCGACGCATTACGGACTCCCGCAGGTGGTCCAGGGGGCCGTGATCGCCGCCGTCGGATCGAGTATGCCCGAACTCGCGACCGTCGTGGTCGCCGGACTGGCTGGCTCGCTCGCACTCGGTGTCGGCGGGATCGTCGGGTCGGCGATCTTCAACGTCCTCGTCATCCCCGCGCTCGCCGGGCTCTTGACCGACGAGCCGATCGAGTCCAACCGGACGCTCGTCTACAAGGAGGCCCAGTTTTACATGCTCGCCGTCTCGGTCCTGCTGATCACGTTCGCGCTGGGGGTCATCTACTATCCCGTCGACGGTGTCGCGCTGTCGGGGACGATCATCCGGCCGCTTGCACTCCTTCCACTCGGACTGTATGGGCTGTACGTCTTCATCCAGTACCAGGACACCGCCGATCACCGGGCAAGCACGGTCCCGCCAGCGGATGGCGATGCTATCGAACCGGGTCGACAGTGGGGCTTGCTTGCAGCCGGGCTGGTCGTGATCGTCGTTGCCGTCCACTTCCTCGTGGAGTCGGTGTCCGCCCTCGGCGAAACCTTCGGCGTTCCCGCGTTTATGTTGGGTGTGACGATCATCGCCGCCGCGACCAGTTTGCCGGATGCGCTGGTGAGTGTCCGCGCCGCTCGGGAGGACCGTGGGGTGACGTCGCTGGCGAACGTCCTCGGCTCGAACACGTTCGATCTGCTGGTGGCGATTCCAGTCGGTGTTCTCATCGTCGGTGACGCGGCGATCGACTTCGCGATGGCCGTCCCGATGTTCGGCGTGCTCACGGCAGCGACGATCGCGCTCTTCACTGCGCTTCGGACGGACCTTTGGCTGTCCGATCAGGAGGCGTTTGGCCTCCTTGTTCTCTATGGAGTGTTCGTCGGCTGGGTCGTGCTCGAAACCGTCGGCGTCGCGGTCGATCTGCTGCCGAACGCGTAG
- a CDS encoding antitoxin VapB family protein — protein sequence MATKTISLDEEAYERLRAEKHEGESFSDVVKRLAGERSWSEVAGIWEGKTDDLEAAIERGRARSRERRRESVEESHGKK from the coding sequence ATGGCGACGAAAACCATTTCGCTGGACGAGGAGGCCTACGAGCGTCTCCGGGCAGAAAAACACGAGGGGGAAAGCTTTAGCGACGTCGTCAAGCGACTGGCCGGTGAACGGTCTTGGTCGGAAGTCGCTGGAATCTGGGAGGGCAAAACCGACGATCTGGAAGCAGCTATCGAGCGGGGTCGCGCTCGATCGCGTGAACGACGTCGGGAATCCGTCGAAGAGAGCCACGGGAAGAAATGA
- a CDS encoding nuclear transport factor 2 family protein produces the protein MSTDDPADRVRSFYHALDEHDYDRLTSLLAPDFVHDRPGLTLDGRDRFVQFMREERPNRETSHPIDAIYRDGDGELAVRGRLLDDDGEEIAAFVDVFGFGNDGIESVRTYTR, from the coding sequence ATGTCCACAGACGATCCCGCGGACCGCGTGCGATCGTTCTATCACGCTCTGGACGAGCACGACTACGATCGGTTGACCTCGCTGCTCGCTCCCGATTTCGTCCACGACCGTCCGGGACTCACCCTCGACGGACGCGACCGCTTCGTCCAGTTCATGCGAGAGGAGCGACCGAACCGGGAGACGAGCCACCCGATCGACGCGATCTATCGCGACGGCGACGGCGAACTCGCCGTCCGTGGTCGACTGCTCGACGACGACGGCGAGGAAATCGCTGCCTTCGTGGATGTCTTCGGATTCGGCAATGACGGGATTGAATCGGTGCGGACGTACACCAGGTAG
- the cofH gene encoding 7,8-didemethyl-8-hydroxy-5-deazariboflavin synthase subunit CofH, with amino-acid sequence MAAFEPGTNVPRDEFEFANQPTSVQSFENALAKARDGSRLRVADAIELLTTGSESPGIDRERKEAVLEAADRRRAAVVGEEVTVVANLNNNVTTACDTGCLFCNFKDSAEQFRADRPDDHPGFTKTPAESREIVAEAVERGIYEVTSVSGLHPAFALDEEHRELLEAVDPADRGTVNYRPPDAYTTDPGTYVEQIEAMSVGGVHVHSMTPEEAAHARRGTDWDYHEVYRRLQNAGLDSVPGTAAEILVDEVRDVICPAKIDTGEWLAAMEAAADVGLDITSTIMYGHVENEAHRALHLKRVRDLQDRTGAITEFVPLSFVHPNTPLAENGMVDSGATRAEDELMIAVSRLFLDNVEHIQSSWVKYGDEFGLKLLSCGADDFMGTILSEEITARAGGDFGQYRSFADYDELIRSVGRRPVERSTDYRQREPIRGEPPGPRLGPKADGTPLIE; translated from the coding sequence ATGGCCGCTTTCGAACCGGGGACGAACGTCCCCCGGGACGAGTTCGAGTTCGCGAACCAGCCGACCAGCGTGCAGTCTTTCGAGAATGCCCTGGCGAAGGCCCGTGACGGGTCGCGACTGCGCGTTGCGGACGCAATCGAGTTACTGACGACCGGCAGCGAGTCGCCGGGGATCGACCGCGAGCGCAAGGAGGCCGTGCTCGAAGCCGCCGATCGCCGCCGGGCCGCGGTCGTCGGCGAGGAGGTCACTGTCGTCGCCAACCTCAACAACAACGTCACGACCGCCTGCGATACGGGGTGTCTGTTCTGTAACTTCAAGGACAGTGCCGAGCAGTTCCGGGCCGACCGCCCCGACGATCATCCCGGATTTACCAAGACGCCCGCCGAGTCCCGCGAGATCGTCGCCGAGGCCGTCGAGCGCGGGATTTACGAGGTAACCTCCGTCTCGGGGTTGCACCCCGCCTTCGCCTTGGACGAGGAGCACCGCGAGCTGCTGGAGGCCGTCGATCCCGCGGACCGGGGGACGGTGAACTACCGCCCGCCAGACGCCTACACAACCGACCCCGGCACGTACGTCGAGCAGATCGAGGCGATGTCCGTCGGCGGCGTTCACGTCCACTCGATGACGCCCGAGGAGGCCGCCCACGCCCGTCGGGGCACCGACTGGGACTACCATGAGGTCTATCGTCGTCTCCAGAACGCCGGGCTCGACAGCGTCCCGGGTACCGCCGCGGAGATTCTCGTCGACGAAGTCCGGGACGTGATCTGTCCGGCGAAGATCGATACCGGCGAGTGGCTCGCGGCGATGGAGGCCGCAGCCGACGTGGGCCTGGATATCACCTCAACGATCATGTACGGCCACGTCGAGAACGAGGCCCATCGGGCGCTGCACCTGAAACGGGTCCGTGATCTTCAGGATCGGACTGGCGCGATCACCGAGTTCGTTCCGCTGTCCTTTGTCCACCCGAACACGCCGCTGGCGGAGAACGGGATGGTCGACAGCGGGGCCACCCGAGCGGAGGACGAACTCATGATTGCCGTTTCGCGACTCTTTCTCGACAACGTCGAGCACATCCAGTCGTCGTGGGTCAAGTACGGCGACGAGTTCGGGCTGAAACTGCTGTCCTGTGGCGCGGACGACTTCATGGGGACGATCCTCTCCGAGGAGATCACCGCCCGCGCTGGCGGGGACTTCGGCCAGTATCGCTCGTTCGCGGATTACGACGAACTCATCCGGTCGGTCGGTCGCCGGCCCGTCGAACGCTCGACTGACTATCGCCAGCGCGAACCGATACGTGGCGAGCCGCCCGGCCCGCGACTCGGGCCTAAAGCTGACGGGACGCCGCTGATCGAGTGA
- a CDS encoding DUF367 family protein — protein sequence MELHVRYEGDDDPEKCTARKLDRMDMVTLHRSARATPAGVVLNPFADRALSPADADHDRLIALDCSWETAEREAFDFAGVQRSLPFLVAANPVNYGTPFQLNTVEALAGGLVILGERDHAERILSKFRWGHTFLELNAEPLERYAACEDSSEVVAVQEEYLVEASD from the coding sequence GTGGAGCTACACGTCCGCTACGAGGGCGACGACGACCCCGAGAAGTGCACGGCCCGGAAACTCGACCGGATGGACATGGTCACCCTCCATCGGTCAGCCCGGGCGACCCCGGCGGGAGTGGTTCTCAACCCCTTCGCCGACCGTGCACTCTCGCCGGCCGACGCCGACCACGACCGGTTGATCGCCCTCGATTGCTCGTGGGAGACCGCCGAGCGCGAGGCTTTCGACTTCGCGGGCGTCCAGCGGTCCTTACCCTTCCTGGTCGCTGCCAATCCCGTCAACTACGGGACGCCCTTCCAGTTGAACACCGTCGAGGCGCTGGCCGGCGGGCTGGTCATCCTCGGCGAGCGCGACCACGCCGAACGCATCCTCTCGAAGTTCCGGTGGGGCCACACGTTTCTGGAACTCAACGCCGAGCCGCTCGAACGGTACGCAGCTTGCGAGGACTCAAGCGAGGTTGTCGCGGTCCAGGAGGAGTATCTCGTCGAGGCGTCGGACTAG